Proteins encoded in a region of the Streptomyces violaceoruber genome:
- a CDS encoding DUF4383 domain-containing protein produces the protein MRLKDEMPVDHHLATVYRYGAGFCGLVLLVFAGLGFADALSPFDTAGDTIAGMTTNVALSVISAVVGLALLAGAVIGGNFASVLNMTIGALFVLSGFFHVFVLDRRANILDFGMTNVIFSFVMGLVIATFGMYGRVSSKLSHDNPYWQRRHPEQAAREREAVAALPDGGRDGHALPGGQGPGGTRSPGSPARRPPRSGMR, from the coding sequence ATGAGGCTAAAAGACGAAATGCCCGTCGATCACCATCTGGCCACCGTCTACCGTTACGGCGCGGGCTTCTGCGGGCTGGTCCTGCTGGTCTTCGCAGGTCTTGGCTTCGCCGACGCACTGAGCCCGTTCGACACGGCGGGCGACACGATCGCCGGCATGACCACCAACGTCGCGCTCAGTGTCATCTCCGCCGTCGTCGGTCTGGCGCTGCTCGCGGGCGCGGTGATCGGCGGCAACTTCGCCTCGGTCCTCAACATGACGATCGGCGCGCTCTTCGTCCTGAGCGGGTTCTTCCACGTCTTCGTCCTGGACCGTCGAGCCAACATCCTCGACTTCGGAATGACCAACGTGATCTTCAGCTTCGTCATGGGACTGGTCATCGCCACGTTCGGCATGTACGGCCGGGTTTCCAGCAAGCTGTCGCACGACAACCCGTACTGGCAGCGTCGCCATCCCGAGCAGGCGGCCCGAGAACGAGAGGCGGTCGCCGCCCTGCCGGACGGGGGACGGGACGGGCACGCGCTGCCCGGTGGACAGGGCCCCGGGGGCACGCGGTCACCCGGATCGCCCGCCCGGCGTCCCCCCAGGTCCGGAATGCGGTGA
- a CDS encoding sensor histidine kinase codes for MRWPRLHTLRARLTAGLLVLLAVACATVGGAAVLELNGFLTDRLDQQLTDTGSAFAASLEHPDTDHDDHDGDERGDTRRQAAETLGVRIADGRVTNAAVVRQGDAPADVVTLELDADDARALAAVPTDGQGHSVELTGLGDYRVMAWQGRDGDTLITGLPLEPVEAAVHRLELVAGGVFGLALVGAGVAGALWVRWSLRSLSRIADTATRVSELPLASGTVALPARAPDTRPRSEEVDQVTTAFNRMLGHVEHALTQRQRSEERLRSFSADASHELRTPVASVRGHAELALLHPGPLPPEVSRALERIAAESARMGAMVDDLLLLARLDAGRPLEHEPVDLTRLVLDVVTDARAAGPEHRWSLELPREPVVVSGDRHRLHQLLANLTANARLHTPPGSAVTVGVRRDDDGTACLTVTDDGPGIPPALRDHLFDRFVHGDGPRGADGGGTGLGLSIVAAVAAAHGGTATVAGEPGTTTFTVRLPSRPPG; via the coding sequence GTGAGGTGGCCGCGTCTTCATACGCTGCGCGCCCGTCTGACCGCCGGGCTGCTCGTGCTGCTCGCTGTCGCGTGCGCCACGGTGGGCGGGGCGGCCGTACTGGAACTGAACGGGTTCCTCACCGACCGCCTCGACCAGCAGCTGACCGACACGGGCAGTGCTTTCGCGGCGAGTCTGGAGCACCCGGACACGGACCACGACGACCACGACGGAGACGAACGCGGTGACACCCGCCGCCAGGCCGCCGAGACGCTGGGGGTCCGGATCGCGGACGGCCGGGTGACCAACGCCGCCGTGGTCCGACAGGGCGACGCACCGGCTGACGTGGTCACCCTTGAGCTCGACGCCGACGACGCCCGGGCCCTCGCGGCTGTGCCCACGGACGGACAGGGCCACAGCGTCGAGCTGACCGGCCTCGGCGACTACCGGGTGATGGCATGGCAGGGGCGGGACGGCGACACGCTGATCACCGGCCTGCCGCTGGAGCCGGTCGAAGCGGCGGTCCACCGGCTCGAACTCGTCGCGGGCGGCGTCTTCGGGCTGGCGCTCGTCGGTGCCGGCGTCGCGGGTGCGCTCTGGGTGCGCTGGTCCCTGCGCTCCCTCAGCCGCATCGCCGACACCGCGACCCGGGTCAGCGAGCTTCCCCTCGCCAGCGGGACGGTGGCGCTGCCCGCGCGTGCCCCCGACACCCGGCCGCGCAGCGAGGAGGTCGACCAGGTCACCACCGCTTTCAACCGGATGCTGGGCCACGTCGAACACGCCCTGACCCAGCGCCAGCGCAGTGAGGAACGTCTGCGCAGCTTCTCCGCCGACGCGAGTCACGAACTGCGCACCCCCGTGGCCTCGGTGCGCGGCCACGCCGAGCTGGCCCTGCTCCACCCCGGGCCGCTGCCCCCCGAGGTGAGCCGTGCGCTGGAGCGGATCGCCGCGGAGTCCGCCCGGATGGGCGCCATGGTCGACGACCTCCTCCTGCTCGCCCGGCTGGACGCCGGCCGCCCTCTGGAGCACGAACCCGTCGATCTGACACGGCTCGTGCTGGACGTCGTCACCGACGCGCGCGCGGCCGGCCCGGAGCACCGGTGGTCCCTCGAACTGCCGCGAGAGCCGGTCGTCGTATCGGGCGACCGGCACCGCCTGCACCAGCTTCTCGCGAACCTCACGGCCAACGCCCGGCTGCACACACCTCCCGGCAGCGCCGTGACCGTGGGCGTACGACGGGACGACGACGGCACGGCCTGCCTCACGGTGACCGACGACGGCCCGGGAATCCCGCCCGCCCTGCGCGACCACCTCTTCGACCGCTTCGTCCACGGAGACGGCCCCCGCGGCGCCGACGGGGGCGGCACGGGTCTCGGGCTGTCCATCGTCGCCGCGGTGGCCGCCGCGCACGGCGGCACCGCGACCGTCGCCGGCGAACCGGGCACCACCACGTTCACCGTGCGTCTGCCGAGTCGACCGCCTGGATAG
- a CDS encoding FAD:protein FMN transferase — MREPELHRVVHTMGTVFSCTVRAEETPGLRRALDAAESTLHHVDEVFSPFRPDSAVNRVRQGRPVPEEWQPELSEVLALCADAHRRTGGRFAAWHSGVFDPSGLVKGWAVERAARLLRAAGAEHVCLNGGGDVQLYGGPWRVGITHPLRPGSCAAVVESPGGPLGIATSGPGERGRHIVDPHTGAPPTDGLASLTVTGPSLTEADMLATAAYCMGAEARGWLGTLPGVAAFGVMSDGRTWTTGKG; from the coding sequence GTGCGTGAACCGGAACTGCACCGGGTGGTGCACACGATGGGCACGGTGTTCTCCTGCACGGTGCGCGCCGAGGAGACACCCGGCCTCCGCCGGGCCCTCGACGCGGCCGAAAGCACGCTGCACCATGTCGACGAGGTCTTCTCGCCCTTCCGGCCGGACAGCGCCGTCAACCGGGTCAGGCAGGGGCGTCCCGTGCCCGAGGAGTGGCAACCGGAGCTGAGCGAGGTCCTCGCCCTGTGCGCCGACGCCCACCGGCGCACCGGCGGCCGGTTCGCGGCGTGGCACTCGGGCGTCTTCGACCCGAGCGGCCTGGTCAAGGGATGGGCGGTGGAACGTGCCGCGCGCCTCCTCCGCGCGGCGGGAGCGGAGCACGTGTGCCTCAACGGGGGAGGAGATGTGCAACTGTACGGCGGCCCCTGGCGCGTGGGCATCACCCATCCCCTCCGGCCCGGCTCCTGCGCCGCGGTGGTCGAGTCGCCCGGGGGCCCGCTGGGAATCGCCACGTCCGGGCCCGGCGAGCGGGGACGCCACATCGTGGACCCGCACACGGGCGCGCCGCCGACGGACGGCCTCGCCTCGCTCACCGTGACCGGCCCCTCCCTCACCGAGGCCGACATGCTTGCGACGGCGGCGTACTGCATGGGCGCCGAAGCCCGCGGGTGGCTGGGCACGCTGCCCGGCGTCGCCGCGTTCGGGGTGATGTCGGACGGACGGACCTGGACGACCGGCAAGGGGTGA
- a CDS encoding Rv1733c family protein, translating into MRAGTTIRRSLWRWRRNPLRRREDVLEAWILLIVWLVVALAGPVAGVLAAHASAHGAAQRRAERHSATATLVSDVSGSPLSTGTTGGRIEATVRWTAPDGTRHSGKIPVDEAMKAGSRVTVWTDHRNQLTTAPPTTAQAGVDAAFMGAASSFAVVTAAAAGYYGARVVLNRRRRAAWEHEWQDIGSQWGRAAS; encoded by the coding sequence ATGCGCGCAGGCACAACCATTCGGCGGTCCCTGTGGCGTTGGCGCCGCAATCCGCTGCGTCGCCGCGAGGACGTACTCGAGGCCTGGATCCTCCTGATCGTCTGGCTCGTCGTCGCCCTCGCGGGTCCCGTGGCCGGAGTGCTGGCGGCACACGCCTCGGCACACGGCGCCGCACAACGACGCGCGGAGCGGCACTCCGCAACCGCCACCCTCGTGTCGGACGTGTCCGGCAGTCCTCTGTCCACGGGGACGACTGGAGGCCGGATCGAGGCCACCGTGCGGTGGACGGCGCCTGACGGCACCCGGCACTCGGGCAAGATTCCCGTCGACGAGGCAATGAAGGCGGGCTCGCGGGTCACGGTCTGGACGGATCACCGGAACCAACTGACGACAGCGCCGCCCACCACCGCCCAGGCAGGGGTGGACGCGGCGTTCATGGGTGCCGCGTCCTCCTTCGCCGTCGTCACCGCGGCGGCCGCCGGCTACTACGGCGCGCGAGTCGTCCTCAACCGGCGTCGTCGCGCCGCGTGGGAGCACGAGTGGCAGGACATCGGTTCCCAGTGGGGACGCGCGGCCAGTTGA
- a CDS encoding zinc-dependent alcohol dehydrogenase family protein yields the protein MKGYVFHGPGRSAWEDIPDPELKEPTDAIVRVDAVTICGTDLHILKGDVAEVRPGTVLGHEAVGEIVEVGTDVRTVRPGDRVLVSCITACGRCRYCREGVYGQCLGGGGWILGHLINGTQAEYVRVPYADLSVHSLPGAVTDEDAVLLADIFPTAYEVGVLNGRVSPGDTVVVVGAGPIGLAAVATARLFAPERIVVVDLATARLEAARKLGAEAVADAREDPEQLVADLTGGLGADVVIEAVGVPETFEMCTRMVRPGGHVANVGVHGKPATLHLEDLWSKNVTVTTGLVDTRSTPTLLRMAASGRLPTGQLVTHTFPLERMEEAYEVFSAAADTGALKVVLGGPKREVVAANAV from the coding sequence ATGAAAGGCTACGTATTCCACGGTCCGGGCCGGTCCGCGTGGGAGGACATACCGGATCCGGAACTCAAGGAGCCCACCGACGCCATCGTGCGGGTCGACGCCGTCACCATCTGCGGGACGGACCTGCACATCCTGAAGGGGGACGTGGCCGAGGTGCGGCCCGGAACCGTCCTCGGCCACGAGGCGGTCGGCGAGATCGTCGAGGTGGGCACGGACGTACGCACCGTGCGGCCGGGAGACCGCGTCCTGGTGTCCTGCATCACCGCCTGCGGAAGGTGCCGTTACTGCCGTGAGGGCGTGTACGGCCAGTGCCTCGGCGGAGGGGGCTGGATCCTCGGCCACCTGATCAACGGCACTCAGGCCGAGTACGTGCGAGTCCCGTACGCGGACCTCTCCGTGCACTCCCTGCCGGGCGCGGTGACCGACGAGGACGCCGTGCTGCTCGCCGACATCTTCCCGACGGCCTACGAGGTGGGCGTGCTCAACGGACGCGTCAGCCCCGGAGACACGGTCGTCGTGGTGGGCGCCGGCCCCATAGGACTCGCCGCGGTCGCCACGGCACGGCTGTTCGCGCCCGAACGGATCGTCGTCGTGGACCTGGCCACCGCCCGGCTGGAGGCCGCCCGGAAGCTCGGGGCCGAGGCCGTGGCGGACGCCCGCGAGGACCCGGAGCAACTGGTCGCCGACCTCACCGGGGGCCTCGGCGCCGATGTCGTCATCGAGGCCGTGGGCGTCCCCGAGACGTTCGAGATGTGCACGCGCATGGTGCGCCCGGGCGGGCACGTCGCCAACGTCGGCGTGCACGGCAAGCCGGCGACCCTGCACCTGGAAGACCTGTGGAGCAAGAACGTCACCGTCACCACCGGTCTGGTCGACACCCGTTCCACGCCGACGCTGTTGCGCATGGCGGCGTCCGGCCGACTCCCCACCGGCCAGCTGGTGACCCACACGTTCCCGCTGGAGCGCATGGAGGAGGCGTACGAGGTCTTCTCCGCGGCAGCCGACACCGGAGCGCTCAAGGTGGTCCTCGGCGGCCCGAAGCGCGAAGTCGTCGCCGCAAACGCGGTGTGA
- a CDS encoding BON domain-containing protein: MEAALLMVTEEVKCLPVVDEADRWVGVVSRGDLLRVFLRRDDALREETSRAVLIRTRGPAPTGMTVDVDEGRVTVGGRVDNGQPLPVIERLCLGVDGVASVDLHVTGREDRTRPLDTLGRARPTTLHVDVP, translated from the coding sequence GTGGAGGCTGCGCTCCTCATGGTCACCGAGGAAGTCAAGTGTCTCCCCGTGGTCGACGAGGCGGACCGCTGGGTCGGCGTCGTCAGCCGCGGCGACCTCCTTCGGGTGTTCCTGCGCCGGGACGACGCACTGCGGGAAGAGACATCCCGTGCCGTGCTGATCCGGACTCGGGGTCCGGCGCCCACCGGCATGACGGTGGACGTGGACGAAGGCCGGGTGACCGTCGGGGGCCGCGTGGACAATGGGCAGCCGCTTCCCGTCATCGAACGGCTGTGCCTGGGCGTCGACGGCGTCGCCTCGGTCGATCTGCACGTGACCGGCCGGGAAGACCGCACGCGCCCCCTCGACACTCTCGGCCGAGCCCGCCCGACCACGCTTCACGTGGACGTGCCATGA
- a CDS encoding universal stress protein → MAQALSAAAVVVGHRGPHPFQGALIGSLATGLAAHSECPVVVVGEPENPAGPVALGVDGSAAGAAAVRFAFRETSVQGADITAVHAWTAWNAPMPPPRDERPSPTPVNPACSPRRKGGCWPRRSRACAPALAR, encoded by the coding sequence GTGGCGCAGGCTCTGTCCGCCGCTGCGGTCGTGGTGGGTCATAGGGGTCCCCATCCCTTCCAGGGAGCTCTGATCGGATCCCTCGCGACCGGGCTCGCCGCCCACTCCGAGTGCCCCGTGGTGGTCGTAGGCGAGCCCGAGAATCCGGCGGGTCCTGTGGCCTTGGGAGTCGACGGATCGGCCGCCGGAGCGGCTGCCGTCCGGTTCGCCTTCCGGGAGACTTCCGTGCAGGGTGCGGACATCACCGCCGTGCACGCCTGGACGGCCTGGAACGCGCCGATGCCGCCTCCCCGAGACGAGAGACCGAGCCCTACGCCTGTGAACCCGGCGTGCTCGCCGCGGAGGAAGGGCGGCTGCTGGCCGAGACGCTCGCGGGCATGTGCGCCCGCTCTCGCGAGGTGA
- a CDS encoding universal stress protein — protein MYLPLVVGVDGSEPSLRAVDWAADEAALHAVPLWVVFGDLWERYEGAALAREPGKPSTDMQADDILAAAAIRAGRRHPDLVVTTETVPDEAEHALICAGRNASMIVMGSRGRSGIADRLLGSVSRTVAAGSDCPVVVLRGNHDNRAIGGRNGRIVVGVGEVSASVLRLAFMEARLRQVPVAAVRAWRCPAHETIDHPLPAGEPARRYEERAARELEAALEDAPPDVAVRRYTVEGPARAVLPAASAEAGLLVIGRRTQGRLGRVAHAVLHRSACPVVVVPERT, from the coding sequence ATGTATCTGCCTCTAGTGGTCGGGGTCGACGGCTCCGAGCCCAGCCTGCGAGCCGTCGACTGGGCGGCCGACGAGGCCGCCCTGCACGCAGTCCCCCTCTGGGTGGTCTTCGGAGACCTGTGGGAGCGGTACGAGGGCGCCGCGCTCGCCCGTGAGCCGGGGAAGCCCTCCACCGACATGCAGGCCGACGACATCCTCGCGGCCGCCGCCATCCGTGCCGGGCGTCGGCATCCCGACCTCGTCGTCACCACCGAGACGGTGCCCGACGAGGCCGAGCACGCCCTGATCTGCGCGGGGCGCAACGCATCCATGATCGTCATGGGCAGCCGAGGCCGCAGCGGCATCGCCGACAGACTGCTGGGTTCCGTCAGCCGGACCGTGGCCGCCGGGAGCGACTGCCCGGTCGTCGTGCTGCGCGGCAACCACGACAACCGCGCCATCGGAGGACGGAACGGCCGCATCGTCGTCGGTGTCGGCGAGGTATCGGCGTCGGTCCTACGGCTCGCCTTCATGGAAGCACGTCTGCGCCAGGTGCCCGTTGCGGCCGTTCGGGCCTGGCGCTGTCCCGCCCACGAGACGATCGATCACCCCTTGCCGGCGGGAGAACCGGCCCGGCGGTACGAGGAGCGGGCAGCCAGGGAACTGGAAGCAGCCCTGGAAGACGCACCGCCCGACGTCGCCGTGCGTCGGTACACCGTCGAGGGCCCGGCACGCGCGGTGCTGCCCGCCGCTTCGGCGGAAGCCGGCCTGCTGGTGATCGGCCGCCGCACCCAGGGGCGGCTCGGCCGGGTCGCCCACGCCGTCCTGCACCGCTCGGCCTGCCCGGTCGTCGTCGTGCCGGAGCGGACGTGA
- a CDS encoding ferredoxin reductase family protein, translated as MATATDRPHPARHRAPAPPWRASRAVVLQAAAWAGGIAVLALWWRDTGAVVGAAGWLTGAGRITGLLCGYMCALLVALMARVPWLESRVGSDRAARWHASAGRWTIGLLLAHVLLIVLGYAAQAQVAVVRELGTIVFDLPEMLKATAGALILLAVGYTSARAVRRRMRYETWYHLHLFTYAAVFLGFSHQLALGADFVSNAPARAAWYALYLSVACLVLYFRVLTPVRLNLRHRIRVEAVVPEGPGVHSVWMRGRRLDRLDARPGQFLRWRFLTPGMRGASHPYSLSAVPRDDLMRITVKTLGDHSAAVAALRPGTRVWAEGPYGALTAARRSRRKVLLVAGGTGITPLRTLFETLPAAPGDLTLLYRARSTEELALSEELEAVAAARGARLVYVLNAPDGSRARITAQRLRAIVPDVDRHDVYLCGPRGLSLAAYDALREAGVPASRIHHESFEL; from the coding sequence ATGGCCACCGCTACCGACCGACCGCACCCGGCGCGGCACCGAGCCCCTGCCCCGCCGTGGCGGGCATCACGGGCCGTGGTGCTCCAGGCGGCCGCGTGGGCCGGAGGCATCGCCGTGCTCGCCCTGTGGTGGCGGGACACGGGCGCGGTCGTCGGCGCGGCCGGCTGGCTCACCGGTGCGGGGCGCATCACGGGGCTCCTGTGCGGATACATGTGCGCCCTGCTGGTCGCCCTGATGGCGAGGGTGCCGTGGCTGGAGAGCCGGGTCGGCAGCGACCGTGCCGCACGCTGGCACGCCTCGGCGGGCCGCTGGACCATCGGCCTGCTCCTGGCGCACGTCCTGCTCATCGTCCTCGGCTATGCCGCCCAGGCACAGGTGGCGGTGGTGAGGGAACTCGGCACGATCGTGTTCGACCTGCCGGAGATGCTTAAGGCCACGGCGGGTGCGCTGATACTGCTCGCCGTCGGCTACACCTCGGCGCGCGCGGTACGCCGCCGGATGCGCTACGAGACCTGGTACCACCTGCACCTGTTCACGTACGCGGCGGTCTTCCTCGGCTTCTCGCACCAGCTGGCCCTCGGGGCGGACTTCGTGAGCAACGCACCCGCCCGCGCCGCGTGGTACGCGCTGTACCTCTCCGTGGCCTGCCTGGTGCTGTACTTCCGCGTCCTCACCCCGGTGCGTCTCAACCTCCGGCACCGGATCCGCGTCGAGGCCGTCGTGCCCGAGGGGCCCGGTGTGCACTCCGTCTGGATGCGGGGCCGTCGGCTCGACCGGCTCGACGCCCGGCCCGGACAGTTCCTGCGCTGGCGCTTCCTGACCCCCGGCATGCGGGGTGCCAGCCATCCCTACTCGCTCTCGGCCGTGCCGCGCGACGACTTGATGCGCATCACCGTCAAGACGCTCGGCGACCACAGTGCGGCCGTCGCCGCCCTCCGCCCGGGCACCCGGGTGTGGGCGGAAGGGCCGTACGGGGCCCTCACCGCCGCACGACGCAGCCGCCGGAAGGTGTTGCTGGTCGCGGGGGGCACCGGGATCACCCCGCTGCGCACGCTGTTCGAGACGCTGCCCGCCGCGCCCGGCGACCTGACGCTGCTCTACCGGGCGCGCAGCACGGAGGAACTGGCGCTGAGCGAAGAACTGGAAGCCGTCGCCGCCGCACGCGGCGCCCGCCTCGTGTACGTCCTCAACGCCCCGGACGGATCGCGCGCCCGGATCACCGCGCAACGGCTCAGGGCGATCGTGCCGGACGTCGACCGGCACGACGTGTACCTGTGCGGACCGAGGGGTCTGTCCCTGGCCGCGTACGACGCCCTGCGGGAAGCCGGGGTGCCCGCGTCCCGCATCCACCACGAGTCCTTCGAACTGTGA
- a CDS encoding FMN-binding protein, with amino-acid sequence MRAHPVRRTALTCAATVTVTVLVLSLKPHHPPAGALPPATTPTPSSGTGTGGTSSGTRTVTGPAVQTRYGAVQVQLTLDGSRIVAARAVQSPGGDPRSRQINASAVPALIRETLNAQSAHLDTVSGATYTSEGYIGSLQSALDRTRA; translated from the coding sequence ATGCGCGCCCACCCCGTCCGCCGCACCGCGCTGACCTGCGCCGCCACCGTCACCGTGACGGTCCTCGTACTGTCCCTCAAGCCTCACCATCCGCCGGCCGGCGCCCTGCCTCCCGCCACGACGCCCACGCCGAGCAGTGGCACCGGCACCGGGGGGACGTCCTCCGGAACACGCACGGTCACAGGTCCCGCCGTCCAGACCCGCTACGGAGCCGTTCAGGTGCAGCTCACGCTCGACGGTTCGCGGATCGTGGCCGCGCGCGCCGTGCAGTCTCCCGGCGGTGATCCCCGCAGCCGGCAGATCAACGCCTCGGCGGTGCCGGCCCTCATCAGGGAGACGCTGAACGCGCAGAGCGCCCACCTCGACACCGTCTCGGGCGCCACCTATACGAGCGAGGGCTACATCGGCTCTCTGCAGAGTGCGCTGGACCGGACTCGTGCGTGA
- a CDS encoding response regulator transcription factor, whose product MNTRSAALTRSDGTPVRVLVVDDEPDLAEVVTGALRYEGWDVRAAASADAAVREARAFRPDAVVLDIMLPDRDGLSVLRDLRAEQPHVCVLFLTARDAVEDRITGITAGGDDYVTKPFSLGELVARLHGLLRRAGMTRERATDSLLVVGDLELDEDAHEVTRGGDLIDLSPTEFQLLRCLMRHARQVLSKTQLLDLVWSYDFGGRAHVVELYVSYLRKKIDSGRAPMIHTVRGAGYVLKPAPQ is encoded by the coding sequence ATGAACACACGCAGCGCAGCCCTGACCCGTTCCGACGGCACGCCCGTGCGCGTCCTCGTCGTCGACGACGAACCCGACCTCGCCGAGGTCGTCACCGGAGCCCTGCGCTACGAGGGCTGGGACGTACGCGCGGCGGCCTCGGCCGACGCCGCCGTCCGCGAAGCCCGCGCGTTCCGGCCCGACGCCGTCGTCCTGGACATCATGCTCCCGGACCGCGACGGGCTGTCGGTCCTGCGCGACCTGCGCGCCGAGCAGCCGCACGTGTGCGTGCTTTTCCTCACGGCGCGGGACGCCGTGGAGGACCGCATCACCGGGATCACCGCGGGTGGCGACGACTACGTGACCAAGCCGTTCAGCCTCGGGGAACTCGTCGCACGGCTGCACGGCCTGCTGCGCCGCGCCGGGATGACACGCGAGCGGGCGACCGACTCCCTGCTCGTGGTCGGGGACCTGGAACTGGACGAGGACGCGCACGAAGTCACCCGGGGCGGGGACCTGATCGACCTGTCGCCGACCGAGTTCCAGCTGCTGCGCTGCCTCATGCGGCACGCGCGTCAGGTGCTGAGCAAGACACAGCTTCTCGACCTGGTCTGGTCCTACGACTTCGGAGGCCGGGCCCACGTCGTCGAGCTGTACGTCTCGTACCTCCGCAAGAAGATCGACTCGGGCCGCGCGCCGATGATCCACACGGTGCGGGGCGCCGGATACGTCCTGAAGCCGGCGCCCCAGTGA
- a CDS encoding ester cyclase — MSTEANGVDPVDVARAAFRSVATGHLDRFTELLHEDVVFDVVPVGLRRGRQAVRQYFEEVRRAMPDLVMTLEHAVGDDRYAAVQWRMTGTFDGAPYQGLAPTKQPVALQGVDFAEVDAGRIRRSRTVFDGAELGRQIGLLPSRGSAADRAATRAFNVKTQLTDRWRAHHPRQRSHAP; from the coding sequence GTGAGTACGGAAGCGAACGGTGTGGATCCCGTCGACGTGGCCCGAGCGGCGTTCCGGTCCGTGGCCACCGGACATCTGGACCGTTTCACCGAACTGCTCCACGAGGACGTCGTCTTCGACGTCGTCCCCGTGGGCCTGCGCCGCGGCCGACAGGCGGTGCGGCAGTACTTCGAGGAGGTCCGCCGGGCCATGCCCGACCTGGTGATGACCCTGGAACACGCAGTCGGAGACGACCGGTACGCGGCAGTGCAATGGCGCATGACCGGTACCTTCGACGGAGCGCCGTACCAGGGTCTCGCCCCCACGAAGCAGCCCGTCGCCCTGCAGGGTGTCGACTTCGCCGAAGTCGACGCCGGACGCATCAGGCGTTCCCGAACCGTGTTCGACGGCGCCGAGCTGGGTCGCCAGATCGGCCTGCTGCCGTCCCGCGGTTCAGCGGCCGACCGTGCCGCCACCAGGGCCTTCAACGTGAAGACGCAGCTGACCGACCGCTGGCGGGCGCATCACCCGCGGCAACGCAGCCACGCTCCGTAG
- a CDS encoding universal stress protein, translating into MTRTITVGIDGSPESHAAAEWAAREAELRDLPVRLLHVWEPAPAVLAQDSILGAKTHQHWTERVPQKVGEGLRLRHPGVVVTSDQRSGPPADTLVRDADGAELLVLGSRAPSGLGGFLAGSVGQSVIAHSETPVVLVRAGEQAAGEHVVDSVGVPPAANRRRPVVVGLDIGSPDDGVLSFAFDEAQRRGTAVHVVSGWRPPPYCPSLTAGGVPDQGVARRKAADLTRLLLPWRQSYPDVEVVEASRPGSPADLLAEASHEASLVVVGRRIRPSPLGVHIGAVAHAVLHRVSAPVAVVAHP; encoded by the coding sequence ATGACCCGCACGATCACGGTGGGAATCGACGGCTCGCCCGAGAGCCACGCCGCCGCCGAGTGGGCGGCCCGCGAGGCCGAGCTGCGCGACCTGCCGGTACGTCTGCTCCACGTGTGGGAGCCGGCTCCCGCGGTCCTGGCCCAGGATTCGATCCTCGGCGCGAAGACACACCAGCACTGGACCGAGCGTGTCCCGCAGAAGGTGGGCGAAGGGCTGCGGCTGCGCCACCCCGGTGTCGTGGTGACCAGTGACCAGCGGTCCGGCCCACCGGCGGACACCCTGGTCAGGGACGCCGACGGGGCGGAACTGCTGGTCCTCGGCTCGCGCGCGCCCAGCGGACTCGGCGGCTTCCTGGCCGGTTCCGTCGGACAGTCCGTGATCGCCCACAGCGAGACTCCCGTGGTCCTCGTACGTGCCGGTGAGCAGGCGGCCGGCGAACACGTCGTGGATTCCGTCGGTGTGCCGCCCGCGGCCAACCGCCGCCGGCCGGTCGTCGTCGGACTCGACATCGGCAGCCCCGACGACGGCGTGCTCTCGTTCGCCTTCGACGAGGCACAGCGCCGCGGCACGGCCGTGCACGTGGTCAGCGGATGGCGGCCACCGCCGTACTGTCCCTCGCTGACCGCAGGCGGCGTACCGGACCAAGGGGTGGCCCGCAGGAAGGCCGCCGACCTCACCCGGCTGCTCCTGCCCTGGCGGCAGTCGTACCCGGATGTCGAGGTCGTCGAGGCATCCCGCCCCGGCAGCCCCGCCGACCTTCTGGCCGAAGCGTCGCACGAGGCGTCCCTGGTGGTCGTCGGACGGCGCATCCGGCCCAGCCCGCTCGGCGTGCACATCGGTGCGGTCGCCCACGCGGTGCTGCACCGTGTCAGTGCCCCCGTCGCCGTCGTGGCCCATCCCTGA